Proteins from one Phormidium ambiguum IAM M-71 genomic window:
- a CDS encoding SH3 domain-containing protein: MEISKVGKKFAAAIALLTVGMVGAIDLTSNAGANTSHAVAKKTTYTKQANTRKTCAKVMAENTSGENVVYKLNVRSRMYGPVIQQLDDDTTVTVARRFPNGWVQISSPVQGYVYGEFLKDC, encoded by the coding sequence ATGGAAATTAGCAAAGTAGGGAAAAAATTTGCTGCTGCGATCGCACTATTAACAGTTGGTATGGTTGGTGCGATCGATCTAACCAGTAATGCTGGGGCAAACACTTCCCATGCAGTAGCTAAAAAAACTACCTATACCAAACAGGCAAACACCAGAAAAACTTGCGCGAAAGTAATGGCTGAAAACACTTCTGGCGAAAATGTTGTCTATAAACTTAACGTTCGTTCCCGAATGTATGGGCCTGTTATTCAACAATTAGATGATGATACAACTGTAACAGTGGCTAGGCGTTTTCCTAATGGTTGGGTGCAAATTTCTAGCCCAGTCCAAGGTTATGTTTATGGTGAGTTTTTGAAAGATTGTTGA
- a CDS encoding heme oxygenase (biliverdin-producing), with amino-acid sequence MSSNLATKLREGTKKSHSMAENVGFVKCFLKGVVEKNSYRKLVANLYFVYSQIEEEMEKHKDHPILSKIYFKELNRKKSLEQDLSYYYGQNWREQVAPSPAAQAYVQRIQEVSANEPELLIAQSYTRYLGDLSGGQILKNIAVRAMNLTDGGTAFYEFQDIPDEKAFKNNYRQTLNELPIDEATADRIVDEANAAFGMNMNMFNELEGNLIKAIGMMLFNSLTRKRTRGSTESELATAE; translated from the coding sequence ATGAGCAGTAACTTAGCAACCAAATTGCGTGAGGGAACCAAAAAATCCCACTCAATGGCAGAAAATGTTGGTTTTGTCAAGTGCTTTTTAAAAGGTGTAGTAGAAAAGAACTCCTATCGGAAATTAGTAGCTAACCTCTACTTCGTTTATTCACAAATCGAAGAAGAGATGGAAAAGCACAAGGATCACCCCATCCTTTCTAAAATCTACTTTAAAGAACTCAACCGCAAAAAAAGCTTAGAACAAGACCTCAGCTATTATTACGGCCAAAATTGGCGCGAACAAGTGGCTCCTTCTCCTGCTGCTCAAGCCTACGTGCAACGTATTCAGGAAGTTTCGGCAAATGAGCCGGAATTGCTGATTGCTCAATCTTATACCCGCTATTTAGGCGACCTTTCTGGTGGTCAAATTTTGAAAAACATTGCAGTTCGGGCAATGAATTTGACTGATGGTGGTACTGCTTTCTACGAATTCCAAGATATTCCTGATGAGAAGGCTTTTAAAAATAACTATCGCCAAACTTTGAATGAGTTGCCGATTGATGAAGCTACTGCCGATCGCATTGTAGACGAAGCTAATGCAGCTTTTGGCATGAACATGAATATGTTCAATGAATTAGAAGGTAATTTGATTAAAGCGATCGGAATGATGCTGTTCAACAGCTTAACCCGCAAACGCACTCGTGGAAGCACCGAAAGTGAATTAGCAACTGCTGAATAA
- a CDS encoding cupin domain-containing protein produces the protein MQSTTEIKVIHQPTQEQLNQIGVSQWPIWTKEISEFPWTYDESETCYLLEGDVIVTPENGQPVQVKKGDLVTFPAGMSCTWNIKTDVRKHYKFG, from the coding sequence ATGCAAAGCACAACAGAAATTAAAGTAATTCATCAACCAACTCAAGAACAACTCAACCAAATAGGCGTATCCCAATGGCCTATTTGGACAAAAGAAATATCCGAATTTCCTTGGACTTACGACGAATCAGAAACTTGTTACTTACTAGAAGGCGACGTAATTGTAACACCAGAAAACGGTCAGCCAGTACAAGTAAAAAAAGGCGATTTAGTCACATTTCCCGCCGGAATGTCCTGCACTTGGAACATCAAAACCGATGTGAGAAAGCACTACAAATTCGGATAA
- a CDS encoding Mo-dependent nitrogenase C-terminal domain-containing protein — translation MNNLLINDRTIFTQPQETKIKRQFDPLQPLRQWLDRIEISDPTLATFLYKAIPAQCPFERDIVLFDRKIAHIPPMCKLNPFYDQLVGLRFRALCYLVDQCGMEIS, via the coding sequence ATGAATAACTTATTGATTAACGATCGCACCATTTTTACCCAACCACAGGAAACCAAGATTAAGCGCCAATTTGACCCACTTCAACCCTTGCGCCAATGGCTCGATCGAATCGAAATTTCCGACCCTACATTAGCAACATTCCTCTACAAAGCCATACCTGCTCAATGTCCCTTCGAGCGTGATATTGTATTGTTCGATCGCAAAATTGCCCACATTCCCCCAATGTGCAAACTCAATCCCTTTTACGATCAATTAGTCGGCTTGCGTTTTCGCGCCCTTTGCTATTTAGTTGATCAATGTGGAATGGAAATCAGCTAA
- a CDS encoding GumC family protein, with translation MVNVNTNNLNPAAETEAGYGQLLAILLRRRYWLLGIFSVVLAITAIVTITTKPTYKSSMQLLVEPNYQGKQEGSKNAENDFADSNVEIDYATQLNLMRSSQLIQKAVDLLRPQYPKIKVKDIKEALVVNQLQEDKVNTKIFEVTYIDNDPIKTQTVLETIKRVYQDYNREQQQLRLTKGLSFIDAQLPSLRESTVRTEAALEKFRKSQNLIQPELQAKALIESLKDIQYELRTARAQYQEAQSRFQTLQQQVKRSPQDAVVSSRLSESTRYQTLLSEIQKIELELAKERQRFTDSNPVIQNLLEQRQSQLALLQKEQQLVQGNNNPLPPTTTNSNLLEKGQLGKLDVNLSSKLLEEQTNVQGWQARVQSLTQKAQQIQAELQRFPGMLSQYNRLEPEVKLNRDTLEQLLKARQELSLEIARGGFDWQMVEEPQLGLQIGPSMKRNLLLGAVVGLMLGSIVAFIRDMIDDAVHTSDDLKKQVDLPLLGIIPQLNPQTRTEPIIHLPFRQQPILTSSTIELISWQPFRESLDLIYQNIQLVNSTGSLKSLVITSALAGEGKSAIALGLAISAARLHQRVLLIDADLRRPSLHKELNLPNDRGLSTLLTNDVSLRDETNVQISRQHNNISILTAGPTPLDPAQLLSSQRMRELMANFEQSYDLVLLDAPPVLGIVDAILAASFCSGAVLVGRIGRVTRTELTQATNMLHKLNVIGVVANGADGFSNGYSSYSQQDQELLQPRTR, from the coding sequence ATGGTAAACGTAAACACGAACAACCTGAATCCCGCCGCCGAAACTGAAGCAGGTTACGGACAACTGTTAGCAATTTTGCTGCGTCGTCGTTACTGGTTATTAGGTATTTTCTCAGTAGTCTTAGCAATTACTGCGATCGTTACTATTACCACTAAACCTACCTACAAAAGCTCCATGCAGCTATTAGTAGAACCCAACTATCAAGGAAAACAAGAAGGTTCTAAAAATGCTGAAAACGATTTCGCTGACTCCAACGTAGAAATAGATTATGCCACTCAACTTAACTTAATGCGAAGTTCCCAACTAATTCAAAAAGCAGTAGATTTACTCCGTCCTCAATACCCCAAAATAAAAGTTAAAGATATTAAAGAAGCATTGGTAGTTAATCAGTTACAAGAAGATAAAGTTAACACCAAAATATTTGAAGTTACTTACATCGACAACGACCCAATTAAAACTCAAACCGTCCTCGAAACAATTAAGCGAGTTTATCAAGATTATAACCGCGAACAACAGCAACTTCGATTAACTAAAGGTCTATCATTTATTGACGCTCAATTACCATCACTGCGCGAAAGTACCGTCCGAACTGAAGCTGCTTTAGAAAAATTTCGCAAAAGTCAAAACCTGATTCAACCAGAGTTACAAGCCAAAGCATTAATTGAATCATTAAAAGATATTCAATACGAACTTCGTACCGCTCGCGCTCAGTACCAAGAAGCTCAATCTCGGTTCCAAACTTTACAACAACAAGTAAAGCGATCGCCACAAGATGCAGTAGTTTCCTCTCGCCTTAGCGAATCTACTCGCTACCAAACATTACTAAGTGAAATTCAAAAAATAGAACTCGAATTAGCCAAAGAACGTCAACGTTTCACCGACAGCAATCCCGTCATTCAAAACTTACTAGAACAACGCCAAAGTCAGTTAGCCTTATTACAAAAAGAACAACAACTAGTTCAAGGAAATAATAATCCACTTCCTCCAACAACGACCAATAGTAATTTATTAGAAAAAGGGCAACTAGGTAAACTAGATGTCAACCTTTCGAGCAAACTTCTAGAAGAACAAACCAATGTTCAAGGATGGCAAGCAAGAGTACAAAGCTTAACCCAAAAAGCACAGCAAATCCAAGCAGAATTGCAGCGATTTCCGGGAATGTTATCACAATATAATCGCTTAGAACCAGAAGTAAAACTGAATCGAGACACCTTAGAACAATTACTAAAAGCGCGACAAGAATTAAGCTTAGAAATTGCTAGGGGTGGCTTTGATTGGCAAATGGTGGAAGAGCCACAATTAGGCTTACAAATTGGCCCTAGCATGAAGCGTAACTTGCTTTTAGGTGCAGTAGTGGGACTAATGCTAGGCAGTATTGTCGCCTTTATCCGCGACATGATTGATGATGCCGTTCACACTTCTGATGACTTGAAAAAACAAGTTGATTTGCCATTACTCGGAATCATTCCCCAATTAAATCCTCAAACTAGAACTGAACCAATAATTCACTTACCTTTCCGTCAACAACCAATTTTAACTTCTTCAACTATTGAGTTAATTAGTTGGCAACCTTTTCGAGAATCATTGGATTTAATTTATCAAAATATTCAATTAGTAAATTCGACTGGTTCTTTAAAATCTCTTGTGATTACATCCGCTTTAGCTGGTGAAGGTAAATCTGCTATCGCTTTAGGTTTAGCAATTAGCGCCGCTCGTTTGCATCAAAGAGTATTATTAATTGATGCCGACTTACGCCGTCCTAGTTTACATAAAGAACTGAATCTTCCCAACGATCGCGGACTTTCCACATTATTAACCAATGATGTTTCTTTGCGCGACGAAACTAATGTACAAATTTCTCGACAACATAACAACATTTCTATTTTAACTGCTGGGCCAACTCCACTCGATCCCGCACAACTTTTAAGTTCCCAAAGAATGCGAGAATTAATGGCAAATTTCGAGCAATCTTACGATTTAGTATTGTTAGATGCGCCTCCAGTTTTAGGTATAGTAGACGCAATTTTAGCAGCATCTTTTTGTAGTGGTGCGGTGTTAGTAGGACGCATTGGCAGAGTGACTCGCACCGAATTAACTCAAGCTACAAATATGTTGCATAAGTTAAATGTAATTGGTGTTGTTGCTAATGGCGCTGATGGATTTAGTAACGGCTATTCATCTTATTCGCAGCAAGATCAGGAATTATTACAACCAAGAACAAGATGA
- the hepC gene encoding heterocyst development glycosyltransferase HepC encodes MTSYRISTLKESLPSDRQSHDYSKPKYVLSWRLGKLIVSSRPGTNQPDLPALENRELLIQCLENSPARLILLDPEISEPKLRLWADACEQANKPVFLRLPAAQGLPKTRNPISWGCKRLFDWSVAALLLVLLSPLMLAIAIMIHTYSPGPIFFTQWRVGERGKLFRILKFRSMIVDADKFHYQVMADQKGLHKCKDDFRVTALGRWMRKYSIDELPQLFNVLRGEMSLVGPRPWALYDAIRIRKEGQKRLNALPGITGEWQVKARSNLLDLDAVNHCDLEYLRSWSLWRDLKILPLTMIKVILGFGAY; translated from the coding sequence ATGACAAGTTATAGAATTTCTACTCTAAAAGAGTCGCTACCAAGCGATCGACAAAGCCATGATTACTCCAAACCTAAGTATGTACTTAGCTGGAGACTGGGTAAACTGATCGTAAGTTCCCGCCCTGGCACAAATCAACCTGATTTGCCCGCCTTAGAGAATCGAGAACTGCTGATCCAATGCTTAGAAAACTCCCCTGCACGCCTTATTCTGCTCGATCCAGAAATCAGTGAACCGAAATTAAGACTTTGGGCAGATGCCTGTGAGCAAGCCAACAAGCCAGTATTTCTCAGGCTGCCAGCTGCTCAAGGACTACCTAAAACACGAAATCCTATCAGTTGGGGTTGCAAACGTTTGTTTGACTGGAGTGTGGCAGCTTTACTGTTAGTTCTACTTAGTCCATTGATGCTCGCCATAGCAATAATGATCCATACATATTCTCCGGGGCCTATTTTCTTTACGCAGTGGAGAGTGGGAGAACGAGGCAAATTATTCCGAATCTTGAAATTCCGATCGATGATCGTTGATGCTGATAAGTTTCATTATCAAGTAATGGCAGATCAGAAAGGTTTGCACAAATGCAAAGATGATTTTCGGGTGACAGCGTTAGGGCGGTGGATGCGTAAATATAGTATAGATGAATTACCGCAATTATTTAATGTATTGCGCGGTGAAATGAGTTTAGTTGGGCCTCGTCCTTGGGCTTTATACGATGCGATTAGGATTAGGAAAGAAGGACAAAAAAGATTAAATGCACTACCAGGAATAACAGGTGAGTGGCAGGTAAAAGCGCGATCGAATTTACTAGATTTAGATGCTGTAAATCACTGCGACTTAGAATACTTACGAAGCTGGTCTTTGTGGCGGGACTTGAAAATCTTACCTCTCACGATGATCAAAGTAATCTTAGGTTTTGGCGCTTATTAA
- a CDS encoding glycosyltransferase family 4 protein codes for MRLGYVTSYEVFDSSDWQKDLFGIRGAGSFLAKSLENQSVPIDYISPLKQNHRLVNRAKRKLYKKVFNKFYHCWAVPSISKDYALQVSQKLSNSQAEIIICPENAQPVAYLECQQPIVIWTDAPQTALIDWYPAFSNLCGETKRHIYEMEKAAFDRSKLVIFITDWAAESAIKIYGIDRAKVKVIPWGANIECDRNTETINTIIESKDRSPCKLLFIGVDWIRKGGDVALEVAKQLNQSGLKTELFVLGCQPITNEPLPSFVKVLGFIDKSTDEGKAEMKKLFSESHFLIMPSKADCSPMVLSEANSFGLPCLSTKVGGIPNIIIDNLNGKTFALTASISEYCDCITNLMNNYKDYQNLVRSSFNEYQNRFNWSVIGKQAKELISNLL; via the coding sequence ATGCGTTTGGGTTATGTAACCAGTTATGAAGTTTTCGATAGTTCCGATTGGCAAAAGGATTTATTTGGCATTCGAGGAGCCGGATCTTTCTTAGCTAAATCTCTAGAAAATCAATCAGTACCTATTGATTACATTAGCCCTTTAAAGCAAAACCATCGCTTAGTAAATAGAGCCAAAAGAAAACTATACAAGAAAGTTTTCAACAAATTTTATCATTGTTGGGCAGTGCCATCGATATCTAAGGATTATGCCTTACAAGTTTCGCAAAAATTGTCTAATTCGCAAGCAGAAATCATAATTTGTCCAGAAAATGCTCAACCAGTTGCTTATCTGGAATGTCAACAACCGATCGTAATTTGGACAGATGCACCACAAACAGCTTTAATTGATTGGTATCCAGCTTTTAGTAATCTCTGTGGAGAAACGAAAAGGCACATTTATGAAATGGAAAAAGCGGCATTCGATCGCAGCAAATTAGTTATATTTATAACTGATTGGGCGGCTGAATCTGCGATCAAAATTTACGGAATCGATCGGGCGAAAGTGAAAGTAATTCCTTGGGGAGCTAATATAGAATGCGATCGCAACACCGAAACGATTAACACCATAATTGAATCAAAAGATAGAAGTCCCTGCAAATTATTATTTATTGGCGTTGATTGGATTAGGAAAGGCGGAGATGTGGCGCTGGAAGTAGCTAAACAATTAAATCAAAGCGGACTAAAAACCGAATTATTTGTGTTGGGATGTCAACCTATTACTAACGAACCTCTTCCGAGTTTTGTCAAAGTTTTAGGATTTATTGATAAATCCACAGATGAAGGCAAAGCAGAAATGAAAAAATTATTTTCTGAATCTCATTTTTTGATTATGCCTTCAAAAGCAGATTGCTCTCCGATGGTTTTATCCGAAGCAAATTCTTTCGGTTTACCTTGTTTAAGCACTAAAGTTGGAGGAATTCCTAACATAATTATCGATAATTTAAATGGTAAAACTTTTGCCCTTACAGCAAGTATTTCTGAATATTGCGATTGCATAACCAATTTGATGAATAACTATAAAGACTACCAAAATTTAGTTCGTTCATCATTTAACGAATATCAAAATCGATTTAATTGGTCAGTAATTGGGAAACAAGCGAAAGAGCTAATATCAAATTTACTGTAA
- a CDS encoding glycosyltransferase family 4 protein: MNNNCQVLSIIESYLGHRTYGELMREYFGKNGDRNVDFYWYNDEKELTTRIINRLLSYSFPHRWIQKQNLDFTRLRVQLGFAYMSRRLIDRKLNQKNYSVLHFHTQPLAFLALDLLKKFPTAITIDFTAIQAATEKTDTDFRWTYKPNFLLEKKVFQAAKKLITFSEATRKSIIEDYKIDENKVKVIYPGVDLNKIPLASKTKQIEQKPYKILFIGGHFERKGGQDLLEVFLERFADRSELHLVTQTPIKCDRPHVYIHQDIKAYTPKWLELYHQADVFVLPTYSEPFGWVFIEAMAAGLPIITTRVNAIPEIVSHEETGFLIQPGDRIDLANRIEQLIENPNLGQKMGAKGRQVVEQKFNAQTNFQTLESIFQEISIVKNNHENSPHLSLQF, from the coding sequence ATGAACAACAATTGTCAAGTTCTATCTATTATCGAAAGCTATTTAGGTCATCGCACTTATGGTGAATTGATGCGGGAGTATTTTGGCAAAAATGGCGATCGCAATGTAGATTTTTACTGGTACAACGACGAGAAAGAGTTAACTACAAGAATCATCAACAGATTGCTGAGTTACAGTTTTCCTCATCGTTGGATTCAGAAACAAAATCTAGACTTTACTCGGTTGCGCGTACAACTGGGATTTGCCTACATGAGTCGGCGGTTAATCGATCGCAAACTCAACCAAAAAAATTACTCAGTCCTGCATTTTCATACTCAACCTTTAGCATTTTTAGCATTGGATTTGCTGAAAAAGTTCCCTACTGCCATTACTATCGACTTTACCGCAATTCAAGCCGCTACCGAAAAAACTGACACTGATTTTAGATGGACTTACAAGCCTAACTTTTTATTAGAAAAAAAGGTTTTTCAGGCGGCAAAAAAGTTAATAACTTTTTCGGAAGCGACTCGTAAATCAATCATAGAAGACTACAAAATTGACGAAAATAAGGTAAAAGTTATTTATCCTGGTGTCGATCTCAATAAAATTCCTTTAGCAAGTAAGACCAAACAAATTGAGCAAAAACCTTACAAAATTTTGTTTATCGGTGGTCATTTTGAACGCAAAGGAGGACAAGACCTTTTAGAAGTATTTCTCGAAAGATTTGCCGATCGATCTGAGTTACATTTAGTCACGCAAACACCGATTAAATGCGATCGCCCTCACGTTTACATTCACCAAGATATTAAAGCCTACACTCCGAAATGGTTAGAACTTTACCATCAAGCTGATGTGTTTGTCTTACCAACTTATTCGGAACCATTTGGCTGGGTTTTTATTGAAGCAATGGCGGCGGGATTACCTATTATCACCACTCGCGTTAATGCCATTCCTGAAATTGTCAGTCATGAAGAAACTGGATTTTTAATTCAACCAGGCGATCGCATAGACTTAGCTAACAGAATCGAACAACTAATAGAAAATCCCAACTTAGGCCAAAAAATGGGTGCTAAAGGTCGCCAAGTTGTTGAACAAAAGTTTAATGCACAAACAAATTTTCAAACTTTAGAATCAATTTTTCAAGAGATATCTATTGTCAAAAACAACCATGAAAATTCTCCTCACTTGTCACTACAATTTTGA
- a CDS encoding glycosyltransferase family 4 protein, translating to MKILLTCHYNFDTNAGAAGVTWRLGQEYEKLGHEVFYYSLDDLPNKLHRLAKFATFPEFVAHQIWHLCKQEEIDVIDASTGDGWVWSWLQKVQKNRPLLVARCHGLEHIEHEEYLQEAEQGNIKLSWKYGLYRGSLRLWEAAASMRYSDLVLLLNSCDAKYVIENLGVKSERVRIVPNGIADRFLNLPFESLSSTENSVIRIAQIGTYIPRKGIYYSVPALNKILKRYPQVEVSFFGTKCFECPDPAQVYADFDPGVRDRVKVIPYYTNETLPELLKGHHIKLFSTISEGFGIALIEAMACGLAPITTATPGPLEIVRDGYDAIVIPPRNSQTIEEALELLITNRSFLAQLRRNAYHTAQSYSWAKIAQTNLSFYEQACQQKCDR from the coding sequence ATGAAAATTCTCCTCACTTGTCACTACAATTTTGATACCAATGCGGGTGCTGCTGGTGTCACTTGGCGGCTTGGTCAGGAATATGAAAAGCTAGGACATGAAGTTTTTTACTATTCCTTAGATGACTTACCAAATAAGTTACATCGACTCGCCAAATTTGCGACATTTCCTGAGTTTGTCGCTCACCAAATTTGGCATCTTTGTAAACAGGAAGAAATTGATGTAATAGATGCTTCCACTGGTGATGGTTGGGTATGGTCATGGTTACAAAAAGTCCAAAAAAATCGTCCACTTTTAGTGGCGCGTTGTCACGGTTTAGAACACATTGAACATGAGGAATATTTGCAAGAAGCAGAACAAGGAAATATAAAATTAAGTTGGAAATATGGACTTTACCGAGGAAGTTTGCGGCTTTGGGAAGCAGCAGCTTCTATGCGTTATTCTGACTTAGTTTTGCTGTTGAATAGTTGTGATGCCAAATATGTAATTGAGAATTTAGGCGTAAAATCTGAACGAGTGCGGATTGTTCCTAACGGAATTGCAGATAGATTTTTAAATTTACCATTTGAGTCACTATCAAGCACTGAAAATTCGGTAATTCGCATTGCTCAAATTGGTACTTACATTCCTCGCAAAGGAATTTATTATAGTGTTCCAGCGTTAAACAAAATTTTGAAACGCTACCCGCAAGTTGAGGTAAGTTTTTTTGGTACAAAATGTTTTGAATGTCCCGATCCAGCGCAAGTTTATGCAGATTTCGATCCAGGTGTGCGCGATCGCGTCAAAGTCATTCCCTATTACACAAATGAAACGCTTCCCGAACTTTTAAAAGGTCATCACATTAAACTTTTTTCCACTATTTCTGAAGGTTTTGGCATCGCATTAATTGAAGCAATGGCTTGCGGTTTAGCACCAATAACTACAGCCACGCCAGGCCCTTTGGAAATTGTTCGGGATGGCTATGATGCGATCGTTATTCCCCCAAGAAATAGCCAAACTATCGAAGAAGCATTAGAACTATTGATTACAAATCGTTCTTTTTTAGCCCAATTACGGCGCAATGCTTATCATACTGCTCAGTCTTATAGTTGGGCAAAAATTGCTCAGACAAACCTTTCTTTTTACGAACAAGCTTGTCAACAAAAGTGCGATCGCTAA
- a CDS encoding glucose-6-phosphate isomerase, whose translation MANFIPKKSFHISLQPAQAWTAILGLVLFTALCILAHAGGILRFIFPAASFLVGLFLYFRYPILYIGFTWWLWFLTPWVRRLVDLQSGWVDPSPILLAPPVVTLISFVSFLRYFPQAYYQGGLPFIISFLAVTYAFFVGLIKTSPTSAMLACLNWLTPIAFGFHFFINWRLYPQICQNIQRTFLWGVLVTGSYGIWQYLVAPEWDKFWLINTGAASFGTPEPLGIRVFSTMNSPQPFGVVIMAGLLILFSGKTALNFASAAVGYLSFLLSSARAVWLGWVVGLVLLTSSLKPKLQMRLIISILVIVIIVIPLANVEPFSTVIAPRIESFSNTDNDVSYNERAERYETFLGLALSQIIGGGLGGNAALGPNIDSGILDIFYSFGWFGALPYLTGIILLIFSLLQYPEVRFDPFMSAARAISIGVFAQIGLNGATAGLFGVILWGFMGITVAAHKYYLHQKNNPIQNL comes from the coding sequence ATGGCTAATTTCATTCCCAAAAAAAGCTTTCATATCAGTTTACAACCTGCCCAAGCTTGGACAGCAATTTTAGGCTTAGTCTTGTTTACAGCACTGTGTATACTGGCACACGCTGGCGGTATTTTACGTTTCATATTTCCCGCCGCATCTTTTCTAGTCGGACTATTTTTATATTTCCGATATCCCATTCTTTATATAGGTTTTACTTGGTGGCTATGGTTTCTCACACCTTGGGTACGCCGCTTAGTAGATTTACAAAGTGGATGGGTAGATCCTAGCCCAATTTTATTAGCACCCCCTGTAGTTACACTAATTTCATTTGTTTCTTTTTTACGCTATTTTCCCCAAGCTTATTACCAAGGTGGATTGCCTTTTATCATTTCTTTTTTAGCAGTTACTTACGCTTTTTTTGTGGGGTTAATTAAAACCAGTCCTACAAGTGCTATGCTTGCTTGTCTTAACTGGTTAACTCCGATCGCTTTTGGGTTTCATTTTTTTATAAATTGGCGACTCTATCCCCAAATATGTCAAAATATTCAACGCACTTTTTTATGGGGAGTACTAGTTACCGGAAGCTACGGAATATGGCAATATTTGGTAGCACCAGAATGGGATAAATTCTGGCTGATTAACACGGGAGCAGCAAGTTTCGGAACTCCTGAACCTTTGGGAATTCGAGTATTTAGTACTATGAACTCTCCCCAACCCTTCGGAGTAGTAATTATGGCAGGTTTATTAATATTATTTAGTGGCAAAACAGCATTAAATTTCGCTTCTGCGGCAGTGGGATATCTTTCCTTTCTTTTATCGTCAGCGAGAGCAGTTTGGCTAGGTTGGGTAGTAGGACTTGTCCTCTTGACTTCATCGCTCAAGCCCAAGCTGCAAATGCGCTTAATTATTTCAATTTTAGTGATAGTAATTATTGTAATTCCCTTAGCCAATGTTGAGCCTTTTTCTACAGTAATTGCTCCGCGAATAGAATCTTTTTCTAATACAGATAATGATGTAAGTTATAACGAAAGAGCAGAACGTTATGAGACTTTTTTAGGTTTAGCGTTATCGCAAATTATTGGTGGCGGATTAGGAGGAAATGCAGCTTTAGGCCCAAATATTGATAGCGGTATTTTAGACATATTTTACTCATTTGGTTGGTTCGGCGCACTCCCTTATTTAACCGGAATAATTTTACTAATTTTTAGCTTATTACAGTACCCAGAAGTGCGTTTCGATCCTTTTATGAGTGCGGCTCGTGCTATTAGCATTGGTGTATTTGCTCAAATAGGTTTAAATGGTGCAACTGCTGGATTATTCGGCGTGATTTTATGGGGATTTATGGGTATAACTGTAGCAGCGCATAAATACTATTTACATCAAAAAAATAATCCTATCCAAAACTTATGA